The region tgattttagcCAAATAATATTACATCAATCACTATAAGTATGCTTGATATTAATTTCTGTATAAAGTCTCAAGTTGGCCTAGTTGGATCATTTGAAGGTCCCACTTTATCAAATTAATGAATCACAACATTAATAGACAGACACTTTATTGcatgagagtgagagagagagagagagagagagagagaaatataagaaaacaactaGCCATTGCTTGGCAATGCTTGGCAATGTTTTGAGTGACATGGCCTTTACACTTATGAATTTGAATCCAAGGTTTTACATAAAGAAAGTatagtaagtttttttttaaatatatatatatatatataacactgtTGCAGGTACATAcccatatataaaatatgatatccAACTTAGTCAAAATTATTTATCCTTTCAATTCACTGATAGGgacaaaatatttaatagtttttgttaatttttttagaaaaatagttttttttaaacaaacatattttaaaaagtgtTCATTactctaataaataaataataagttatttAACACCCGTGTAGAAATTGAGAGTTTGATTATCTCATAGCACCCAGTTAAAGTATAGTAAATATGCATAGTTGCTTgtctatattatataaaattaaaaaaaatgaaaatgacaaattactatattaatattaaaaatactcaatatttaataaatttttttatataatttaattaagttttacATTAGATAATTAgactgttatttattttataaatataaataaatcccaacttttaattattatagtaaaaaattaaactctCAATTTTTCGCTATGGAAAGAAATGCGTTATTATTCTTTACTTgtcaaaaaaaaaggattatatttttttaccttatATTGTGTTTCTTCCTTGTAAtcccaaaatttttatttaatataaatgatgacatagtttttaaaattataactcCTTATCACTTATTTGctcattaataataattaaaacaataattaaaataatagtaataaaaaatatattttgtgggACAATGTCACAATATCTCATTTAGTAAATAGATTATGAGGAACAATTAATATACAACTGACGCATTTAATTAGACTATCCTTGAAATGTCTCTTTTACCACAATTGGTCAAcatgatttaataaattttcaagtaCAGAGAGGAAAACCAAAACATCAAAATGCTCGCATTTGATCATGAGGTTTACAAGATTTGGtgattgattttaattattttctttcattaattcattattttcaaaatgaattatgttaattaaataggcattatgatatatatatatatacagaatgAAGAAACTCAAACAAATTATAATCTTTAGCAGAATCTTTTTTAGTGTGAACTATTGTATTGgtatttaaattgatttgaatgtaatttgaagatatattttcatttaatttcaatctatatttacaaataaattaaaaaaaagtgatcattttccttgttttgtcattctcttcatctttttcttaaaaCTTTCATGAATTTATGGCAAGATTGATTGATCCAAATTAGATATATTGTCATTGccaaaaaaacttttaatattagataattttttttttgttaactaaaaacttttgaaatattattattttcttttaaaaagtcaagtatttgtactcatgtttttatttgcaaaattcatTATCTGTTAGTCCCATATGGATACCACATCTTCCACTTATTTTAttgcattaatatatatatatatatattatttttattttttatttttttgacaatgaTTCAATGAATCTTTTTTTCGTTTTAAATACCTATTTCATAccataaaagtaaaaatgacATTTGGAAATGCCGGATATAGAGTTCAATTGTcatcactaataaaaaaaatgtaaattattaaatatttgatattgGTTATGCCCCTTCCTGGGTTTGCCATAGATTTTTCCTccaagggaaaataaaaaatgtggtaaaaaaaacttaaaaatataccaaaaagaaattgatttttatttagtaatttttaaaataacccggatttataattaaattatttactcTATAAAACTCCAAAATAATTTATCACCGAAAAACCCAATAAGAATCTTTCAAACACACATTTACCCATCAACCCTTAATtaaacttctttttttattaaaaactcaaaaaccttaacttttttataaatacagccaaattatattaaaaaaaaccacagtCAACCTCTACAATCAATTTTTGTAGattattaaaaactttaaaatcatttttttaaaaaaaaaaaaactaataaacagtaaaaaaaccCACTTGCATCTTTACCACTTTGCCACCACATCCACCATCCTTTCCATTTACTGatttacttattattaaaaaagaaaaaaattaaaaaaaataattaatttgccaACTGTTACTAGGTCAATTAACACCAAATTCTTTACATAAAACTTTCGTTTCAGAAAAATCCAGATTTAAATCCCATTTTGTGCAAAATGAGTGCACAGTTAAGTGAACATTACTCCCACATGTACATCTCTGACTATTTTTAGATGGGAGcatttattacttatttataaaaaaaaattaatgtttttataaaattttataaaataattaagtattttaGTCCGTAAAATCCGGTTAATCATCAAAGTAAAAGAAGAACgaagtaaataaaaattctaaaattaatttttttttttataaaaataacactAATAAACAGTAAACCCCACTTGCATCTTTACCACTCTGTCTCCATTTTTACTGATTTacttcttaaaaaataaataaaaaaaagaaaaacactgaAACGCGCTTTTGCCAGCCAATCTTCAGATCAAAACCCaaggaataataaataaataaataaataaaaataaaaaaacccaggTCCCCACCGCCGCCTCCCCCACTCCTTCTTCAAGCTCTCATCCAAACCCCCCTCTCAATCTCTTCTCGGATCCCATCGCCATGGCCATCAAGCTtctcctcatcttcttctccgtCACATtgctcttctcctcctccagTGGCGCCGACGCCGACGTGATAGCCGCCCTCGCCATATCCCTCACCAACACTCCTCCCTCCTGGAAACCCAACTCCGATCCCTGCACCTCCAAATGGCAAGGCATCAACTGCGACTCATCCGGCGCCGTCACTGAAATCAACCTTGGATCTAAGTCCCTCGGTGGTTCCCTCCCCCCCAACCTCAACAAGCTCTCCTCCCTCAAATCCTTACAGCTCCAGCAAAACCAGATCGCCGGCAGTATTCCGTCCCTCTCCACCTCTCTCCAAATTGTCGCCCTTGACGGTAACTTGTTCAATTCTATCCCTAATGGCTTCTTCTCTGGTCTCGCTTCTCTCCAGAAGATCTCCCTCGATGACAACCCTTTGGATCCTTGGTCCATCCCTGATGATCTCTCCCAGTGCAACAGCCTCACTGATTTCTCTGCCTCCAACGCCAGCATCAACGGAACCATCCCGGACTTCCTCGGCACAATGCCGAGCTTGCAGACTCTCCGCTTATCTTACAACCAACTTACGGGGGGTCTCCCTCTCTCCTTTGGCAGCTCCGGCCTGCAGAACCTCATCCTCAACAACCAGGGCTCCGGCGCAAAGCTCTCCGGGAGGATCGACGTCATTGGATCTGCCACCCAGCTTTCCATGATCTGGCTCCAGTCTAACAGCTTCACCGGTCCGATCCCCGACGTCTCCAACCTCACCAACCTCCTCTCCTTTAATGTCCGCGACAACGACCTCACCGGCGTCGTCCCGGAGTCACTGCTCACTTGCCCTACCCTCACCAACGTCACTCTCTCCAACAACAAGCTCCAGGGGCCTTTTCCTCAATTCTCCTCCAGTGCCAAGCTTGATGTGGATAAAGGTAACAACTTTTGCAGCAAAACTCCGGGGCCTTGTGATCCGAAAGTGATGATCTTGTTGTCCATCGCCGGAGGCTTCGGGTATCCGATTGATCTGGCAACCTCATGGAATGGGAATGACCCTTGTGCCGGATGGGCTGGAGTTGCGTGTGACGCGTCCAAGAACATCCAAGTGCTCAACTTTGCAAACAAGCATTTCACGGGTATTATCTCCCCAGATGTAGCTAATCTTACCACGTTGACGAAGCTGATACTGAATAACAATTCACTCACTGGCAAGATCCCGGAGGCATTGGCGTCAATGCCTTTGTTGCAGCTCTTGGATGTTTCGAATAACAATCTTTCGGGGAGCAAACCAAATTTCAAGTCTTCGGTGACTGTGAAATTGTCTGGAAATCCTAGTCTGGGTGATGGTTCGGGTTCTGGTGGTAGTCCTGACCAGTCTTCTGGTGATAACAATGGATCACCCGGAGTATCTCCTTCTAGTGGAGACCAATCTGGTAAAAAAAGCTCTAGTTCGGCTGGTTTGATTGCAGGTGTGGTCATAGCTGCAGTGGTGGTTGCTGGTTGTTTTGCAGGTTGTTTTTACTATAATCGGCACAAGAGAACCGCTCGCAAGTTTGGCAGGGTGCAGACACAGAGCCCTCCTCATGAGCCTGAGATGGTGAAGATTGGGATCATGGGTATGCAATCAAATGGTGCAGCTAGCAGTGAGCTATACAGCCATAGCAGCACTGATAGTGCTGGTACCTATTTGGTTGAGAATCATAGCATGAGCATGTCTATTCAGGCTCTTAGGATTGCCACCAATAATTTTAGTGAAGATTATATTTTGGGTAGAGGTGGATTTGGTGTGGTCTACAAAGGTGATCTGAATGGGACTTTAGTGGCTGTTAAGAGGAATGAATCTTTAGGGTCTAAAGGAATGGCGGAATTCCATGCTGAGATTGATGTTCTCAGGAAGGTTAGGCATCGGCATTTGGTTGGTCTCCTTGGTTACTGCATTGATGGGAATGAGAGGCTTCTCGTCTACGAGTATATGCCAGAGGGAACACTGGGGCAACACTTGTTTGAGTGGAA is a window of Dioscorea cayenensis subsp. rotundata cultivar TDr96_F1 chromosome 5, TDr96_F1_v2_PseudoChromosome.rev07_lg8_w22 25.fasta, whole genome shotgun sequence DNA encoding:
- the LOC120261264 gene encoding receptor-like kinase TMK4, whose product is MAIKLLLIFFSVTLLFSSSSGADADVIAALAISLTNTPPSWKPNSDPCTSKWQGINCDSSGAVTEINLGSKSLGGSLPPNLNKLSSLKSLQLQQNQIAGSIPSLSTSLQIVALDGNLFNSIPNGFFSGLASLQKISLDDNPLDPWSIPDDLSQCNSLTDFSASNASINGTIPDFLGTMPSLQTLRLSYNQLTGGLPLSFGSSGLQNLILNNQGSGAKLSGRIDVIGSATQLSMIWLQSNSFTGPIPDVSNLTNLLSFNVRDNDLTGVVPESLLTCPTLTNVTLSNNKLQGPFPQFSSSAKLDVDKGNNFCSKTPGPCDPKVMILLSIAGGFGYPIDLATSWNGNDPCAGWAGVACDASKNIQVLNFANKHFTGIISPDVANLTTLTKLILNNNSLTGKIPEALASMPLLQLLDVSNNNLSGSKPNFKSSVTVKLSGNPSLGDGSGSGGSPDQSSGDNNGSPGVSPSSGDQSGKKSSSSAGLIAGVVIAAVVVAGCFAGCFYYNRHKRTARKFGRVQTQSPPHEPEMVKIGIMGMQSNGAASSELYSHSSTDSAGTYLVENHSMSMSIQALRIATNNFSEDYILGRGGFGVVYKGDLNGTLVAVKRNESLGSKGMAEFHAEIDVLRKVRHRHLVGLLGYCIDGNERLLVYEYMPEGTLGQHLFEWNEGRYAPLSWKQRLTIALDVARGIEYLHSLAQESFIHRDLKPSNILLDKDMRAKVSDFGLVKLADNTKSLATRLAGTFGYLAPEYATTGKVTTKVDVYAYGVILMELITGRRALDETRPEDETHLVTCFRRNIINKEKFMKTVDSFLDLDDESREGLLEVAELARHCTAREPYQRPDMGHAVNVLAPLIEQWKPTSYDEGDLCDSGTNLAQRMQKWQLGDGSSTTDLFGSYRGSIENSRVASMMRN